The genomic window TTCTGCCGATTGTCCGCTCCACTATCTCCTTTATTCAAAGAATGGGAGGAAATCCGTTTATAATTCCTGCGATGGGCAGCCATGGAGGGGCTTCGGCTCAGGGACAGAGAGCCGTACTGGAAGCCTATGGTATCTCAGAGAATACACTGAAAGTCCCTGTTGTTTCGTCAATGGAAATAGTAGAACTGCCTTCGAACGGTCTGCCCAACCGGGTCTTCATGAGCAAGCCGGCTTTTGAATCCGATGGTGTGATTCTTATTAACAGAATAAAACCACACACAGACTTCCATGGCAGATATGAGAGTGGACTGGTAAAGATGTCTGTGGTTGGGCTTGGAAAACATGCTCAGGCAATGGAAATACACAAGTTTGGCGTGTTTGGGTTAAAAGATCTGATTCCACAGACAGCAGAAAGGATACTCTCGACAGGAAGGATTTTGCTGGGACTGGGGATAGTTGAAAACTTCTATGACCGGGCAGTACATATAGAGGCCATTCCCCATGACCGCATACTGGAGCGTGAACCTGATCTTCTTGACCTGGCAAGACTCAATATGCCTTCACTGCCCCTTGAGGATATCGATGTGTTGATTGTGGACAGATCGGGCAAAGATATAAGTGGGGTAGGGATGGATCCCTGGATAATCGGCAGGATGAGAATCAGCGGAGAACCGGAGCCATCTTCTCCCCGTATAAAGAGTATCTTTGTGGCAGATCTTACAGAGAAATCACTGGGAAATGCGCTGGGAATCGGTCTGGCGGATGTAATCTCAAGGAGGTTTTTCAGGAAAATCAATTTTGACGAGACATATGAGAATGCCTTTACAAGCACTTTCCTTGAACGGGCAAAAATTCCTGTAATCGTTGAAAACGACCGTATGGGACTTGAATTTGCATTGAGAAACTGCGGTGCTGTCTCTCTGGAAGAAGCCAGAATAGTGCGTATCAGAGATACTCTTCAACTCGATCAGCTTTATGTCTCTCCAAATCTCTGGGATACACTGAAATCAAACGAAAAGATTGAACGGATTTCCGGACCCTGCAGGCTATTTGACGGGGAGAGCCTGCGTCCATTCTAAACTATGAGCGAATTGATCGTTATTGCTGATGACTTGACCGGTGCGGTAGATACCGGTGTTCAGTTTGTAAAACATGGCATTGCCACAGTCGTGACCGGTATTGAGTACTTGAGAGAATGTTCCCTCTGGAGTGATTTCAGTGTAATCGTCGTAAACACGGAATCCCGCCACTCATCTCTCTGTGAGTCCGCTTCGATTGTAAGGACTGTCTCAGAAGAGGCTATACGGAGAGGTGTGAGGTGGTTTTACAAAAAATCAGATTCGACTTTGCGGGGCAACATCGGATCGGAGATTGATGCCCTGATGAAAGCTGCCCGACACGACAGGATGATGTTCATTCCGGCTTTCCCGGATGCGGGAAGAACTGTGATAGACGGCTTCCTCTTTGTGAATGGAGTGCCGCTGCAGGAAACCTCATATGCAAATGATCCCTTGAACCCTGTCCGCTCAAACTTTATCCCTGATATTTTAAGGGGCCAGACTGATTTTAATCTGCATCTGGTTCCTGTCGCTGCACTGGGAAAGGGTGGGGGAGAATTGTTGAAAAAAAAAGGGATCTTCATCTTTGATGCTGCTGGAAATGATGACCTGAATAGAATCCGGGAATTTCTGGAGAAAAACTCCTTACTTCATTTCTGTGCAGGTCCGGCAGTTTTCGCCTCTCTTATTGCTCAATCTGCTGCTCTGAACAGGAGGGAAGCAGACTGTTATGAACCGGTTTCACCCTTGCTGATCGTCAATGGCAGTCTCAATGAGGTGTCTTTGGAACAGTTGCATTGTGCCGCAAAAAAAGGTGTAAAGTGCTTCAAGGCTGACATCCTGGATTTACATGGAGAATTGAATAGTAGATCTGTTGAACAGATTAGACGTGAGCTCATGGAGCACAGAACCGTTATTCTTACAAGTGCACTGGAACCCGGGGATGCTTTATCCGGAGAGGGTATTTTCAGGAGAGTCGGAGAGGTTTTAGGCTATTTAACAAAAAAGATCATTGAACATCGGGGCGACGTAACAGTTGCAGTTTTTGGCGGCGATACGGCAAGTGCTGTTTCTCTGGCTCTGAGGTTAAACTATGTTGTTCCTGTATCGGAAATCTCTCCCGGATTGACATTCTGCATGGGATCGGCAGGGGAGCAGAAAATTCCATTTATCAGTAAGTCCGGAGGATTTGGCGGCCGGGAGATCATTAGTGAGCTTCAGGTGTTTGTTTCCGAGGGGCAGAGGGCAGAGGACAGGTTGCAGGTGAAGTAATCTGCACTGCTCAGTGTTCGATTCCCAGATTTACTTAATGGAACTCTGATTGCAGTATTAAACAGCAAACGATTGAAGATTAATGTTTACAGGGATTGATGATCCACAGACGGATATCAGGCGAGAGATGTAAAATCTCGACAAATGGCCATAAATAAAGTATTATTTTAATCCATCTTACTGCACTGCCTGGAAAGAGTGAATTTTTTACCTCAATTAACGTAATATGCGGGGATTTTCTATGAACCGTTCATCAGGCCTGTTTTTACATCCTACATCGTTGCCATCAGGGTTTGGGGTTGGAGACCTTGGAGACTCTGCTTACAGATGGATTGACATGCTTTCGGCAATGAAACAATCCTTCTGGCAGGTATGTCCACTGGGGCCTACGGGTTATGGTGACTCACCTTACCAGAGCTTTAGCTCTTTTGCCGGCAACCATCTTCTTATCTCTCCTGAGAAACTGAAGGAATCCGGAGTTCTCGAACAGAGTGAATTAGATGAGTATCCCTCGCTTCCTCAGGACCGGGTTGATTTTGGTACGGTCATAACCGAAAAAGAAAAATTGTTCAGAAAAGCTTATGCTCGTTTCGGCGACACCAGAGAGTTTACTGAATTTTGCGACCGGGAGAAGTACTGGCTTGATGATTATGCTCTTTTCAGAGTACTTAAAGATAGAAACAGCGGTCTGCCGTGGTATTCCTGGGATCCATCACTGAAACTGCGCTTCCCTGCAGCTCTTGAAGAAGTGCTCAACGCAGAACGCAGATCTGTAAGATACCACAAATTTCTTCAGTTTATGTTTCATGAGCAGTGGATGGAGCTCAAGAGGTATGCAAACGGAAAAGGCATCAGCATTATTGGGGATATTCCGTATTATACAGCTTATGACAGCTCCGATGTATGGGCGTGGCCAGAGCTTTTCGAGCTTGACGAAAACGGAAAGCCGTTCAGGGTAGCCGGTGTTCCGCCGGATTATTTCAGTGAAACTGGTCAACTCTGGGGCAACCCTCTTTATCACTGGAAATACATGGAACAGGATGGTTTTTCCTGGTGGGTAAAGAGGATGAAAAAGACTCTGGAATGGGTGGATCTGATCAGGCTTGATCATTTCAGGGGATTTGAGTCGTACTGGGCTGTTCCCGCGTCAAGTGATACTGCTGTTAACGGAGAGTGGGTGAAAGGGCCGGGAATCAACTTCTTCAACCGTATCCGGCACGAACTAGGAAGACTTCCTGTGATTGCCGAAGATCTTGGGGAGATTACTGATGGTGTCGAGGAACTACGGTGTCAGGCAGGTCTGCCAGGGATGAAGGTTTTGCAATTTGCTTTTGACGGCAATCCTGATAATCCATATCTGCCGCATAATATTTTTTCAAACAGTATCACTTATACCGGTACTCACGATAATGATACATCGCAGGGATGGTTTGACAATCTTACTGTACTGGAAAAGAAGAGAGTCAAAAGTTATCTTGGGTGTACTGAGAAAAGCTTTCAGGAAAGATTTCTACGGCTTGCATTTGGCTCACCTTCAAGACTATGCATAATCCCATTTCAGGATGTGCTTGGTCTGGGCACTTCTCACCGTATGAATATACCGGGCAAGGAGAGTGGAAACTGGCAGTGGAGGTTCACAAATGCACTTGTTTCCAAAGAGAAAATTAACATGGTAGCCTCACTAACATCAATTTACGGGAGAGCGCCTGCCGGCGTTTCATTGAAATAGTATGGAGGATTTTGATATAGTAGTCATAGGAGCCGGTGTAGTGGGGCTCGCTGTGGCGGAAAGGCTTGCATCACCGGATTACGAGCTTCTGGTTCTTGAACAGCACGAAAGTTTCGGAAAAGAAACATCTTCACGCAACAGTGAGGTTATTCACGCCGGATTCTACTATGAAACCGGTTCTCTCAAGGCAAGATTATGCGTTGAGGGAAACTTCATGATGTACCGGTTTTGCCGGGAAAACCAGGTTCCATTCCGGAAAACCGGAAAACTTCTTATCTCCAATACCGATGAGGAAGAAGAAAAGATCCGTAAACTTTACGATCGGGGGAACAGAAACGGTGTCAGGGGACTTGAGCTTCTGGATAAGAACCAGATTCATTCACTTGAACCGCACATAAACGGCCGCTCTGGTTTTTTTTGCCCCGAATCCGGAATTGTTGATTCACACAGCCTGATGAAAGCGCTCGAGAGCAGAGCTCTTTCCAAAGGTGCGACTCTGGGATATTCCTGCACCCTCAAGGAGATCTCCTTCAATGGCAGATACTATGATTTGAAAATCATAGATTCCGATAATGAAGTGATGAAAATTAAATCGAGGGTTGTTATTAACTGTGCCGGATTGTTCAGCGACAAAATCGCCTCTATGGCAGGCATAGACCTGGACAGTGCCGGGTACAGGTTAAGGCTTTGTAAAGGAGAGTACTTCAGTGTATCCCCCCGTCACCGGGGTAAACTCGCTCATCTTGTCTATCCTGCCCCGACTCCCATAAGCCTTGGTATACATGGAGTACTTGGACTTGAAAACAGTCTGAGGCTTGGGCCGAGTGCATTTTATGTCGATTCTATCGATTACTCGGTTGATTCCGGGCATGTCGGTGAATTTTATGCACGCGGAAAAGAGATGTTCCCATTTATCGAACTGGATGATCTCTCACCGGCAATGTCTGGTATAAGGCCAAAACTGATTCAGGAAAAAGATTCGTTCCGGGACTTTATCATTCGTGATGAGAGTCTGAAGGGATTACCGGGATTTATCAATCTTGTGGGAATTGAATCTCCCGGCTTGACATCTTCTCTGGCCATTGCGGCGTATGTTGAGGAGATTTACAGAAACCTCTGACTCAGTCTTTTTCCACTGTGTAAAAGGTTGTGTTTACCTCGATGGAGTCACTCTCAAGCTCCAGCCCGGCAAGGGTTTTTTCCATCTTGGAAGCAATGCTTGATGAAGGATCGGTTTGCTTCAGTTTATCGATCTCTTTCCTTATCTCCATGAACTTGAAACG from Fibrobacter sp. includes these protein-coding regions:
- a CDS encoding DUF2088 domain-containing protein → MENYNLIKILQKFPSEHMENIDSSVCSQLELSGLAPRFRGASIALAVGSRGITDLLPIVRSTISFIQRMGGNPFIIPAMGSHGGASAQGQRAVLEAYGISENTLKVPVVSSMEIVELPSNGLPNRVFMSKPAFESDGVILINRIKPHTDFHGRYESGLVKMSVVGLGKHAQAMEIHKFGVFGLKDLIPQTAERILSTGRILLGLGIVENFYDRAVHIEAIPHDRILEREPDLLDLARLNMPSLPLEDIDVLIVDRSGKDISGVGMDPWIIGRMRISGEPEPSSPRIKSIFVADLTEKSLGNALGIGLADVISRRFFRKINFDETYENAFTSTFLERAKIPVIVENDRMGLEFALRNCGAVSLEEARIVRIRDTLQLDQLYVSPNLWDTLKSNEKIERISGPCRLFDGESLRPF
- a CDS encoding four-carbon acid sugar kinase family protein; translation: MSELIVIADDLTGAVDTGVQFVKHGIATVVTGIEYLRECSLWSDFSVIVVNTESRHSSLCESASIVRTVSEEAIRRGVRWFYKKSDSTLRGNIGSEIDALMKAARHDRMMFIPAFPDAGRTVIDGFLFVNGVPLQETSYANDPLNPVRSNFIPDILRGQTDFNLHLVPVAALGKGGGELLKKKGIFIFDAAGNDDLNRIREFLEKNSLLHFCAGPAVFASLIAQSAALNRREADCYEPVSPLLIVNGSLNEVSLEQLHCAAKKGVKCFKADILDLHGELNSRSVEQIRRELMEHRTVILTSALEPGDALSGEGIFRRVGEVLGYLTKKIIEHRGDVTVAVFGGDTASAVSLALRLNYVVPVSEISPGLTFCMGSAGEQKIPFISKSGGFGGREIISELQVFVSEGQRAEDRLQVK
- the malQ gene encoding 4-alpha-glucanotransferase, producing MNRSSGLFLHPTSLPSGFGVGDLGDSAYRWIDMLSAMKQSFWQVCPLGPTGYGDSPYQSFSSFAGNHLLISPEKLKESGVLEQSELDEYPSLPQDRVDFGTVITEKEKLFRKAYARFGDTREFTEFCDREKYWLDDYALFRVLKDRNSGLPWYSWDPSLKLRFPAALEEVLNAERRSVRYHKFLQFMFHEQWMELKRYANGKGISIIGDIPYYTAYDSSDVWAWPELFELDENGKPFRVAGVPPDYFSETGQLWGNPLYHWKYMEQDGFSWWVKRMKKTLEWVDLIRLDHFRGFESYWAVPASSDTAVNGEWVKGPGINFFNRIRHELGRLPVIAEDLGEITDGVEELRCQAGLPGMKVLQFAFDGNPDNPYLPHNIFSNSITYTGTHDNDTSQGWFDNLTVLEKKRVKSYLGCTEKSFQERFLRLAFGSPSRLCIIPFQDVLGLGTSHRMNIPGKESGNWQWRFTNALVSKEKINMVASLTSIYGRAPAGVSLK
- a CDS encoding NAD(P)/FAD-dependent oxidoreductase, translating into MEDFDIVVIGAGVVGLAVAERLASPDYELLVLEQHESFGKETSSRNSEVIHAGFYYETGSLKARLCVEGNFMMYRFCRENQVPFRKTGKLLISNTDEEEEKIRKLYDRGNRNGVRGLELLDKNQIHSLEPHINGRSGFFCPESGIVDSHSLMKALESRALSKGATLGYSCTLKEISFNGRYYDLKIIDSDNEVMKIKSRVVINCAGLFSDKIASMAGIDLDSAGYRLRLCKGEYFSVSPRHRGKLAHLVYPAPTPISLGIHGVLGLENSLRLGPSAFYVDSIDYSVDSGHVGEFYARGKEMFPFIELDDLSPAMSGIRPKLIQEKDSFRDFIIRDESLKGLPGFINLVGIESPGLTSSLAIAAYVEEIYRNL